In Mytilus edulis chromosome 3, xbMytEdul2.2, whole genome shotgun sequence, the genomic window CTCGGTCATACTGAGGAATTTGGACGATAACATTGTTTCCAACAGATAATTCGCTCAGTTTCCGTTTTGTATTTCTTAATAGGACATCCGCTTGGATTTGTTGGCCAGAACATTTGCACGAATGATTGGAGTTTTGACTTCCTCTGATACAACTGTAATAGTTGTACAAGTTCATTCAGTTTAACTATCCAGTTACAGAATCGTTAGGTTCTCTTTCTGATTCTACCGATTCAGTATCTGTGTTTTCATCCGTGCCGTCAATTTCAATTTCACTGTTTTTCTTTTAATCCTCTTTGAACACTTTCTTTAAATCTTCTTCTGTTTCAAGACTTGGCAAGTTCCTTTTGCAAAGAAGATGAAGTCATACCTTCAGACCACAGTTGTGTGTCATATGACATCAGAATTTGCTCACTCTACAGACCCTTGACTTTGCGGATGTCTTGGTCGACCATGGACTTTTACTAATTTTGACCATAACGATTTTGGCTCAGTAATTATATGTGCAGTGAACTCTCTCACATTACCGCTTTAGAGGATATGGGATGCACCATTAACTGagaagaaaaatatcaaataaatgatAAGCAACTCCAATGCCTCTTTTGCATTTTACTTTAGAAATCAACTTATGCAATTTGTCTTTGGTATTACTATGTTTGTGCTTTGTTGTGTTATTTTCAggaaattgctgaattttttgatAGAATTTATCATGCTAGCTATTTTATTGAACACTAcaaattttacttttgaaaatgatCATTTGAAAGACCAGTTAATAGGAGTTCAATTTATAACcttaagaataagaataagaataagaataagaattttattagtataaaatccaaacaataggattgttactaaaatatacaacaaaagcaaacaaacagacagtggcatattaaatacaaaacgatagtcattaaacactacaaacatgtagcattgaaagaaaaacaaaaacatagattattagtattaattataatactatttttgacagcatgcctcctctttaaaattatcaattaaaatattatgcttatgttataaaaaatatgttataatatatataacattataagttgagCCATCAATTACACAGTTCATATATTGACATTATAATTGTTTCTTTCATTATACATTTCACTTATGTAGTTAACAATGATAAGTAAAATATCACATTCTTCGCAGGAAAgtataaaatcaaatttgttttcttcactcattgaattaaaacaggGGACAATACTAGatatttcatcaaacattttgatcctagttttattaatttctgaacatgttatgataaaatgaaattcatcttccacCTCTTTATGGCATAAaggacatattctattttctaaagCTGTTTTGTTGTATCTACCACGTTCAACAGCCAGCATACTATTACTTATTCTTATTTTAGCAtacttttttgtaacatttttatctaaattcaataAAAGGTACTTTTCTAGTTCatactttactttaaattttctgtaggttcttaatttatttccatttattgaattatcatcattaaagagacaatttctccaaaatataatgtaattttcattGAGCTTCTTCACGATGGCTAAAAGTAATCTTTTTTTAGAGAAAGTACATTGATTTTCCCAAACATGAgtgaaattcaattttgaaagtaGCATTTTAACTTTTGAAGCAAATCCATCATTTAACTGCTTGTTAGctttataaacattatataataatgactcattttcatttgactttaaaatatgTAACCAAAATCCTACAGAAGACGTAAGGGCCTGTATACCAATAGGGTACATTCCCAATTCAGCTAATACAGCTGTATTTACTGCCTTTGAATTAACATTTGGAAGACCTTTCGCAAATTTTATTTGGAGTTTTACTGATTCCATAGATAAATATGAAGATTCAAGAGTTGTGTTGTTCTTCACAATATTTAGCGACCATATCTCACTACAATACAGTAATATTGGGCTAACACAAGAATAAAATAGTTTCATATGGGAAAAAACATCCATCTTATCTGAGtagagtattttttttatacaaaacaatgcTTTTTTACATAGGAGATTTACTGCATTAGTGAAAATTCCTGATGGCTTGAATAGTAtacctaaatatttatattctgtgCAACCTTAAGTCAATATAAATGAGTCAATATGACTTACAAATCGCATTGAAAAGTGTCTATAGTGTATCAATACTTTATTAGCACGAAAAACAATACCataaattattttacatgttttaagttaattttagtcaaattttgtacaaattataatttgttcaaaatgataacttgtactcTATTATGGTTTGATCTAGTTCTCAGATATTATAAACAAttggtcaattattatatttagtgtatggaacaaacaaagttgtacatataaaaagaagatgtggtatgattgccaatgccagagacaactgtctacaagagaccaaaatgacacagaaattaacctctttaggtcaccgtacggccttcaagaatGAGCCATGTCTGCCTGGCTGTGTTTATATTACATTGGCCTCAATTTCATGGCTTATTGCTCAATGTTGATTTTGTGGTTGGATGTCAGGCACTGCTAGCAACAGGTCCACTACATTTGGTGAATATAATGATTAtagggtgtacatgtctgtctagcTTGGTTTATTTTACTCATTCGGCTCTGAccttgataatgttaagtttatgtattAAAACCTTCACATTAAAGACTTTcatctgcatttgtttgcacctgttgttcaggggttgtcgtttgttgtggttcacaagtgtttatcctttcttgttttttttttgtgtatggaTTAGtcttggtttttctgtttgaattgttttacactagtcattctggggccctttatagcttgctgttcagtgttagCCAATTCTCTGTGTGGAGGCTGTACTTTGACtattgtactttgacctataattgtttacttttcatacattgtgacttgggtggagagttgtccaATTGGCATACCACTTCTACTCTATTTCAACATAAATTCAGGCATAAGAAAattaggcgagacatttcagagtGTGCACTGTCTTGACAGAAAGGTTTACATAGTAAAGTTTAGTTTCAGTATCGAGAATATTTACACCACAACTAGTATAGCTTAATACGAACATAGTCTCAgacatttaaattatttgatttgcaTGAAGGTAAAAACTGAAAGTCTTTCTGATGCATACAATTACTGTTTCCTTTTTTGAATAATATGTTATGTTTTCGGAAAataggataaaaatgtttataaatattaaatatatatgaaaaattgaacaaatatgtattttaacaagaggctctcaagagcctgaatcgatcaccttaatttttttggttaaatctctcatcaatgattattttggcttttcaatttatttaaatgttctttgaatcgtcctattttcttcaaaagcaaaaaaaaaatcattttctcctatgttctattttagccataggagctatgtttctgacatacaaggaaatgaaatataaaatttatactagatactctgaaactcatttagcctaagtttggctgaaattgatacagcagtttcaaaggagaagattttttaaagtaagtcaacatgatgaacaaattgtgaaaaaaagtctttaaagggcaataactccttaaggggtcaattgacaattttggtcaatttgacttatttgtagatcttactttgcttaacatttttgctataaacagtttatctgtatctataataatattcaagataataaccaaaaactgcaaaatttctttaaaatcatcaattcaggggcattatacctgaaaaaccagttacccaattcggctgaaaatttcaggacaggtagaccttgacctaataaatacttaaacttcttgtcttatttgctctaaatgctggagtttttgagatataagccaaaaactgcattttaccctgtgttctatttttagccatgacggccatgttttttgacgaaataaaaaaataaagcacaaactttattttatacaccctactgatcattcagttgaagtttggttgaatttgatttagtagttttagaggagaagattttttaaagttagcaaatatgatgaacaaattgtgaaaaattgtcattaaaggacaataaccccttaaggggtcaattgacaattttggtcatattaacttatttgtagatcttactttgctgatcatttttgctgtttacagtttatctttatctataataatattcaagataatgaccaaaaactgcaaaatttccttaaaattaccaattaagtggcagcaacccaacaatggtttgtttgattcatctgaaaatttcagggctgatagatcttgacctaatgaacatttttacccatgtcagatttgctctaaatgctttcgtttttgagatataagccaaaaactgcatttgacccctatgttctattttaagtaacggcggccatgttttttgacggatcacaaaatcgaagcacacactttgtgcaggataatctaaggaacaatcatgctaagtttcatccaaatccattcagtagtttcagaggagaagactttttaaagtaagcaaatgtgatgaacaaattgtgaaaaattgtcattaaaggacaataaccccttaaggggtcacttgacaattttggtcatattaacttatttgtagatcttactttgctgatcatttttgctgtttacagtttatctttatctataataatattcaagataatgaccaaaaactgcaaaatttccttaaaattaccaattaagtggcagcaacccaacaatggtttgtttgattcatctgaaaatttcagggctgatagatcttgacctaatgaacatttttacccatgtcagatttgctctaaatgctttcgtttttgagatataagccaaaaactgcatttgacccctatgttctattttaagtaacggcggccatgttttttgacggatcacaaaatcgaagcacacactttgtgcaggataatctaaggaacaatcatgctaagtttcatccaaatccattcagtagtttcagaggagaagactttttaaagtaagcaaatgtgatgaacaaattgtgaaaaattgtcattaaaggacaataaccccttaaggggtcacttgacaattttggtcgtattaacttatttgtagatcttactttgctgatcatttttgctgtttacagtttatctttatctataataatattcaagataatgaccaaaaactgcaaaatttccttaaaattaccaattaagtggcagcaaccaaacaatggtttgtttgattcatctgaaaatttcagggctgatagatcttaacctaatgaacatttttaatccatgtcaaatttgctctaaatgctttcgtttttgagatataagtcaaaaactgcatttgacccctatgttctatttaaagtaacggcggccatgttttttgatggatcaaaaatcgaagcacacactttgtgcaggataatctaaggaacaatcatgctaagtttcatccaaatccattcagtagtttcagaggagaagattttttaaagttagcaaatgtgatgaacaaattgtgaaaaattgtcattaaaggacaataaccccttaaggggtcaattgacaattttggtcatattaacttatttgtagatcttactttgctgatcatttatgctgtttacagtttatctttatctataataatattcaagataatgaccaaaaactgcaaaatttccttaaaattaccaattaagtggcagcaacccaacaatggtttgtttgattcatctgaaaatttcagggctgatagatcttgacctaatgaacatttttaccccatgtcagatttgctctaaatgctttcgtttttgagatataagccaaaaactgcatttgacccctatgttctattttaagtaacggcggccatgttttttgacggatcaaaaatcgaagcacacactttgttcaggataatctaaggaacaatcatgctaagtttcattcaaatccattcagtagtttcagaggagaagatgtttgaaaaattgttaacgacgacagacgacgacgacgtcgacgacgacgacgacggacgccaagtgatgagaaaagctcacgtgGCCTTTTAGGCCAGATGAGCTAATAATTAAGGATTTATATGCCTTAATAAGGAAAATGACATGTCCTTGAAATGATTAAACACTAAATGTCTAGATACAGttctattcaaaataataaaataaaagagcatttcaaactttataaacaaaacatgtcTCATATGATGTCTCATTTTTCTCACCACTGATAAGACTTGACACAATCATGAATCCAGTTTCTCTGTTGATGTCTATAGCATAAGGATCTTTGATTCCATCAGCATCTGATAGTATTGTCTTACAGATCTTACCATCTGGTGATACTACCACGATACTGTTGTTTCCAGCAGAAGCTATATAAACAAAACCGTTTTTGTCCAATGTAAGTCCTAGTGGTCTGGCAATGTCTTGATGCTGAAATGTCCACAGAAGTTCTCCTGTAACTTTGTAACAGCAAAGTTTATTTGCACTGTCATTGGTACCATAAATATTTCCTTGgaacaatgaaatacaatacatTGCTCCCATTCCTTCTATGATTGTTTGAGACATATCACTCAGATTCACTGTAGTACACTGGCTGCCAACATTACGGATGACCAAATTTTTACCATCACTTGCTACTCCAAAACAGTTGTGAGTAAgttttattgattgaataattttaCTTCTATCTACATCCACCAGGACTGTCTGGTTTCCTTGTCCTAATGCGACAGCCACTGTATTATTCATGACAAGGCAACCATCATATGGGCGCTCTGTGAATGTTACTACTTTTCTGATAAAAATGCCATCATTACTGAACAACAATAGTTGTTTTCTGTTCCCATTAAGTATTATAAATTTACCATCAGGTAATATAAGACAGGCAGATATACTTAAAAACtttatatcttttgaaattgTCAGTCTTGTCAACAAGGATGGTTTTATTTGTTCCACTCCAGGAACTTTTGGAAGCAAATGCTGGGCTTGATCTTTTCTTCCAGTCTTTATTTTTAGAGTAGAAGTGGtggtattgatattgatatttCCAAATGATTTGACATCTTGTAAAAATGATTGTAGAGCAGATGCAAGGTTGACCTCTAgatttttttcaatgaagtggTCTCCACTTTCTAAATCTTCTATATATTTTGTCGTTTGTGATGTAATTTTCTCAATCTCTCTTAGAGCAATAAACATTTGTAGCTCTGTAGTATATCGTGTCGTTTTGGAAAACTGGCCATGTATTTGGCTTATCTGACTGGCTCGCTGTTCCATTTGTTGCATGAGACTGGCCATATTTGATTTAAGCTTTgaatatttagattctaaatcattAAGTAAGTCTTGCTCTAATTTGTTTAAGTAATCATCAATCGACTTCCTCATATACCGTATTTTCTCAATGGCTTTGGTGTTCTGCGTATCGGTGGTAGTAATCCTGGTTTTTAGATACAGTATGGCTGTATCTATGTTTTCCTTCACATCctttaaatctttttcaaaaagaTGCACTGAGGCAGATGATTTGACTTGCTGAAGGATATCTGACAAAGGTTTCATTTCTTGACACATCTTGTGTTTATCAGTGACACACTGAACACAGCATGGACAGGCATGGAAAGAACAGTAAAGTTCAAACTTCTTCTTGTGGTCTTGGCACTGGCTACTTATTTCTTGCATGAATGTAGGTAACTTTTGGTAATCATCAGCTGTCATGGTTTTATGGTTCTTAGACAGTCTCGACTTGCTGTGAGGTTTTTCACAGTCTCCACAAAATAAAACCTCACATTCTGTGCACCAGATGACTGCTGAATTGGAGATTCCATCGTCATTGCAAATTGTACAAAGTTGTTTGACTGATGAGGCCATTAGTTTTTCTCTTTACATCTGAAATATATGGGGGAAAGCTAGAGCTATAAATATGAATGAGTTATATAACAAATAATTTGCCGAAAAATATTGCTGTAGTAAGTAATCAGTATTATGAATAGATTCTACAAGTCCCGATATCTCATGACAAAACATATgctatatagagaataatacatggcaaaatccgtatcatatgtcgtatcatcccgagacatcaatatcagcccaagggcctttaggcccgagggatgatattggtcgagggtgatacggcatgtgatacggattttgccatgtattatacgctttatcatatatttcaacagaagagtattatattatatgaactgttttctgacccatagcactgggttaagcagcaaccatttgattttcggggggggggggggggctatggttttttttctggacgaattttttttttcgcctgtggcgaaaaacaatctatttttttcgcgacaagtcgaaaacaatttttttctttcaatttcaacattacatatagtggcagctgagggtgaaacaaacaaatttttttttctcagaatcaaaaacaaattatttttttcttcaaaaactggaaacaaactttttttccaaaaaaaaccatagttccccccccccccccccccccccagaaaatcaaatggttgctgccttaccttcagttctacttttgtcttgtttcaaaggcattaaaagaactgctcaattacttatccgaagcacctgggttaccttacaatttgcgtgctgttgttttaaaaatattttgtttattactatatttatttgtgtgttttataatttttatagttgcatttagtgtgccaaaaaatatgaaaacttgacgttcaagacgtcacatacaatatgaaaacttgacgtgcgtgacgtcacataccaaacaatgacgtcattcaaaaaattgacctattttgaggaaaaattttcttaagcaaaaaaaaaaaaaaaatgactttatgtaaaaaaaaataaaaaagtaggagtgtgataaagggtaggggtgtgataaagggtatgcgataaagagtaggggtgtgataaagggtatgcgataaagggtgtgcatcaaagttgcgcgatattgattaaacagcaggctatttatcaaatatgcaaaactactgtatttactactaaacatatgataatatcagattattacatggcatttttcatatcgcatgtattatcagcactacgttcaatatcagcccaagagccgcatggctcgagggctgatattgaccgagggctgataatacatgcgttatgaaaaatgacatgttatgatcttttatcatatgcttcaacaaaggagaaaaataacaaattcatatattgaatacaGATCCTTTCATGTGGTTCCCAAATTGAAGTTCAAAGAACGTCGGACcctaaatttagtacattcgatatgaaatatttctatcatatgcatcaaaagagaagaaaaacattttaatatggacaaatcgacaaaaaaaaaatactttaacaatctacataatgaacactgtttggaaaagtcaaattttataaaagttactttctaaattatatttcaaacttttaaaaatgcatttattttgggttttttacacaatatactttctgctatccaaataattgttttgtacactactttgtgatgtttactgaaaacgtagcattgaggtgtattttccggaatttgccgagtattaccggaatgccatgcgataacgttacggaaaggcatgtgatatcgttcgaagcatgtgataaacttttcatatcagcccgctaagcaccaattcaaaaaatatgaaatttacgtcaattttatgctattatcatacagtaaaaatcatatgttacttagtctaagtatatgataaagctaTATATATTAggaaactgtaaaaagaaaaaaagaaaaaaagttatcagcaagacaagatcttcaAAAGTGCAGCTATCCAAAGTTATCAGTTGACTCCTTGAAGGAACTTAAATGACgacttttaacattttgttttgttttcacgTACTATCTTAAAAACTATAATGAAAAGATAGATTTCTTAAATGCAAATTTGATCAATAATTGAGAACTTTAGATTGATCGAAAGACAAAATCTATTTGATTGAAGAGGTATGTCAACTTCTAAtatgagttattgtcctttttgATGGATTTTTATGTCCCATCCCCTCCTATGGGGCATTATTTTTGTcagtctgtgtgtccgttcgtttgttcaGTCGTTCTTTCGTCTGgctgtctgtctgtcccactaCAGATTTAAGGTTTTGGTCAAGTTGGTTTTTGATGTAGTTTAAGTCCAATTAATTCGAAACTTAGTTCACACATTGCATATGCTATAACATTTCTTATGCTTATGttaaataagcaacacgacgggtgccacatgtggagcaggatctgcttacccttccggagcacctgagatcacccctagtttttggtggggttcgtgttgtttattctttagttttctatgttgtgtcgtgtgtactattgtttttctgtttgtctttttcatttttagccatggcgttgtcagtttgttttggatttatgagtttgactgtccctttggtatctttcgtccctcttttaaataagagttttgatcccagtttcacggtccactaaacaaaGCAAATAAAAGTGCTAGTGGAggttaaagtgtttttttatttaagtttttggtcagggtagtttttcagtttttgataaaattgaaatccaatcaccttgaaacttagtacatatggtccctatgatatgatcttcccaATTTAAACGACAATTTAgagttttgacctcaatttcacggtccacttggCATAGAGAATGGTAATGGGAGTGGGTCAtctatgtactatggacacactctttttcctttttaattttgtttttgaaaccaAAGGTATGCTTGCATAAGAAAACTTCaaacagcaaaaattatcagctttactagatctacaaataggtcataTCTGAAATTGATAGTTAacttaaatgatattttatccatttttgaaaatcaaaagcaGAGAGAccataaacaacaaaaaataatcagTCAAACATCTACTCTATATATAATCTTGGAGAGTCCACCCAGGTATTTATGAAGTTGCACCGAATGATCAAGTTGAGAGACATTATAAGACTCTTTATTTCTAACCTGAAGTTCATTCTCGGAGTGACACTGAGAAATTAAAATATCTAGAAAGAAAGAGTGTACTATATCTTCTTTAAATTTTTGGACTGTGTCAgaataatatatcaaataaagtAAATTTTCCCTTTCTTGTGTTGGacatttataatgtttttactttctgttttaaacAATCAAGGATTTCTTGTTTTATGTATTGATATACTATTGCCAGAgtttaatgaaattttgattttagttAATTAATTAAATGTGCAATTAAATTATTTGAACATTCTTACCATGAACATTTTGACGGAAAGGAATTTGAACAGGGAAGTAAAATGTCCAATATCTGGGACACTTACGTATATTATTGATTCAAATAGGAATTCTTATCTCAACCGTTAAATGTTTTTGTATGAATATAAATTTGATacactaatatattttttttatttaaatgcgtGTTTTTTTCATACTTACTTAAAAACACTCAAC contains:
- the LOC139518144 gene encoding uncharacterized protein, producing the protein MASSVKQLCTICNDDGISNSAVIWCTECEVLFCGDCEKPHSKSRLSKNHKTMTADDYQKLPTFMQEISSQCQDHKKKFELYCSFHACPCCVQCVTDKHKMCQEMKPLSDILQQVKSSASVHLFEKDLKDVKENIDTAILYLKTRITTTDTQNTKAIEKIRYMRKSIDDYLNKLEQDLLNDLESKYSKLKSNMASLMQQMEQRASQISQIHGQFSKTTRYTTELQMFIALREIEKITSQTTKYIEDLESGDHFIEKNLEVNLASALQSFLQDVKSFGNININTTTSTLKIKTGRKDQAQHLLPKVPGVEQIKPSLLTRLTISKDIKFLSISACLILPDGKFIILNGNRKQLLLFSNDGIFIRKVVTFTERPYDGCLVMNNTVAVALGQGNQTVLVDVDRSKIIQSIKLTHNCFGVASDGKNLVIRNVGSQCTTVNLSDMSQTIIEGMGAMYCISLFQGNIYGTNDSANKLCCYKVTGELLWTFQHQDIARPLGLTLDKNGFVYIASAGNNSIVVVSPDGKICKTILSDADGIKDPYAIDINRETGFMIVSSLISGEKNETSYETCFVYKV